One genomic segment of Catalinimonas alkaloidigena includes these proteins:
- the mfd gene encoding transcription-repair coupling factor, producing the protein MQIQRFIELYSSDSLIHTLATQIKNNAGGFIQIKGLVGSLDAVLASALYQIHAQNHVFVVSDKEEAAYFHNDLQNLNQTQEVLLFPSSYKKPYQLEETENANVLMRAEILNRINNPLNKGELIVTYPDALAEKVINKKSFQQNTFAVKAGDKLDTQFLSELLISYDFEKAEFVYEAGQFAIRGGIVDIFSYAHEMPYRLELFGNEVESIRVFDVENQLSQDKVERLSIIPNVQTKLLQEERQAFIDFLPSENTKIWFKDFEQTTDTIARFFDNAEENFDKIVSASGNTQVISKPEVLFETSDSFISSINKYCKIEFGNRFYSRTDQIFQFESEPQPSFNKNFELLVENLRSLHEKSLQIFISSDSEHQIERLTTIFEELDSTVHFDPLFVSLRQGFIDKTLQLSCYTDHQLFDRFHRYKTRTAHAKSKALTLKELRALNTGDYVVHIDHGIGRFAGLEKVDVGGREQEAVRLVYRDNDLLYVSIHSLHKISKYSGQESAPPTISKLGSPDWDNKKKKAKKKVKDIAKDLISLYAKRKASPGYAFKRDDFLQAELESSFMYEDTPDQAKATEDVKSDMLQPFPMDRLVCGDVGFGKTEVAIRAAFKAVNEGKQVAVLVPTTILAMQHYQTFKDRLANFPITVEYINRFKSTRNIKEILKKVHEGKVDILIGTHRIVNKDVVFKDLGLMIIDEEQKFGVKVKERLKELRVNVDALTLTATPIPRTLHFSLMGARDLSIISTPPPNRRPVTTEIHTFNEVLIRDAVSYELKRGGQVFFVHNRVQNIEEVANIILRLVPDARVAVAHGQMDGSRLEKTMLKFIEGEYDVLVCTNIIESGLDISNANTILINNAHMFGLSDLHQMRGRVGRSNRKAFCYLLAPPTIGLTADARKRLSTLEEFSELGDGFKVAMRDLDIRGAGNLLGAEQSGFISDLGFDMYHKILDETVQELKETDFKDLFTKELSEYVKPLVQDCTIETDLEILIPEEYVSSTTERLSLYAKLDNLKHEDELKAFQLMLEDRFGPIPEQVQELISTVRLRWKAEKLGFEKLTLKSDSLKCYFATSENQEYFNSETFGKILQFVQQRSKSCRLKETKKRLILVIQKVENTYKAIDVLDAML; encoded by the coding sequence GTGCAGATTCAGCGTTTTATTGAACTTTACTCTTCCGACAGTCTTATTCATACCCTTGCTACCCAGATAAAAAACAACGCCGGGGGCTTTATTCAAATCAAAGGATTAGTAGGTAGTCTAGATGCTGTTTTAGCTTCCGCATTATACCAGATACACGCTCAGAACCATGTATTTGTTGTAAGCGATAAAGAAGAAGCTGCTTACTTTCACAATGATTTACAAAATCTGAACCAAACACAAGAAGTCCTGCTTTTTCCCTCTTCTTACAAAAAGCCTTATCAGCTGGAAGAAACTGAAAACGCTAACGTACTTATGCGGGCAGAAATTCTTAACCGTATTAACAACCCGCTCAACAAGGGTGAGTTAATTGTTACTTACCCTGATGCTCTGGCCGAAAAAGTGATTAATAAGAAATCTTTTCAGCAAAATACTTTCGCTGTCAAAGCAGGGGATAAGTTAGACACTCAGTTCTTAAGTGAGCTCTTAATTTCTTACGATTTTGAGAAAGCTGAGTTTGTATATGAAGCCGGTCAGTTTGCAATACGGGGAGGAATCGTAGATATTTTTTCTTACGCCCATGAAATGCCCTATCGTCTGGAGCTTTTCGGGAATGAAGTAGAGAGTATACGTGTTTTCGATGTTGAAAACCAGCTTTCTCAGGATAAGGTAGAGCGCCTTAGTATTATTCCTAATGTGCAGACAAAATTATTACAGGAAGAAAGGCAAGCTTTTATTGATTTTCTGCCTAGCGAGAACACAAAAATTTGGTTCAAAGATTTTGAGCAAACTACTGATACCATTGCCAGGTTTTTTGACAATGCCGAAGAAAATTTTGACAAAATAGTCAGCGCCTCTGGCAATACGCAAGTCATTTCAAAACCAGAAGTTCTCTTCGAAACCTCCGATAGCTTTATAAGTAGCATCAACAAGTATTGTAAAATAGAATTTGGAAACCGGTTTTATAGCCGTACTGATCAGATTTTTCAGTTTGAGAGTGAACCACAACCTTCATTTAATAAGAATTTCGAACTGCTTGTAGAAAACCTGAGGTCGCTACACGAAAAAAGTTTGCAGATTTTTATTTCTTCTGATTCAGAACATCAGATCGAGCGCCTGACCACTATTTTTGAAGAGCTGGATTCTACAGTACATTTTGATCCTTTATTTGTATCGCTTCGACAAGGGTTTATCGACAAAACACTTCAGCTGAGCTGTTATACTGATCATCAACTGTTTGACCGTTTTCATCGGTATAAAACCCGCACCGCTCATGCTAAATCCAAAGCACTGACATTAAAAGAGTTACGTGCTCTCAATACTGGTGACTATGTCGTTCATATCGATCATGGCATTGGCCGCTTCGCCGGCTTGGAGAAAGTGGATGTTGGAGGTAGAGAACAGGAAGCAGTACGTTTGGTTTACCGGGATAACGATCTTCTGTATGTCAGTATTCACTCTCTGCATAAAATATCCAAATACAGCGGTCAGGAAAGTGCCCCCCCTACCATAAGTAAGCTGGGTTCACCCGACTGGGATAATAAAAAGAAAAAAGCCAAAAAAAAGGTCAAAGACATAGCCAAGGACCTCATTAGCCTGTATGCAAAACGAAAAGCATCCCCCGGCTATGCATTCAAAAGAGATGATTTCCTTCAGGCTGAATTGGAATCTTCTTTTATGTATGAAGACACACCTGACCAGGCCAAGGCGACAGAAGATGTGAAATCTGATATGCTCCAACCCTTTCCTATGGATAGGCTGGTATGTGGTGATGTAGGTTTTGGTAAAACGGAGGTAGCCATCAGAGCAGCTTTCAAAGCGGTTAATGAAGGTAAGCAGGTAGCGGTATTAGTGCCCACAACTATTCTGGCAATGCAACATTACCAAACATTCAAAGATAGGCTTGCCAACTTTCCCATCACTGTTGAATATATCAATCGTTTTAAATCCACTAGAAACATTAAGGAAATTCTTAAAAAGGTGCATGAGGGTAAAGTGGATATACTAATTGGCACCCACCGAATTGTCAACAAAGACGTGGTGTTTAAGGACTTAGGTTTGATGATCATTGATGAGGAACAAAAGTTTGGGGTAAAAGTAAAGGAACGCCTGAAAGAACTTAGGGTAAATGTAGATGCACTTACTTTAACAGCTACGCCTATTCCCCGTACATTGCATTTTTCACTGATGGGCGCACGTGACCTAAGTATCATTTCAACGCCACCGCCTAACCGTCGACCTGTCACTACTGAAATACACACCTTTAACGAAGTGTTGATCCGTGATGCCGTGAGTTATGAACTCAAAAGAGGGGGGCAGGTTTTCTTTGTACATAATCGTGTACAAAACATAGAAGAAGTTGCTAATATTATTCTCCGTCTTGTCCCTGACGCCAGAGTAGCAGTTGCTCATGGCCAAATGGATGGTTCCAGACTTGAGAAAACAATGCTCAAATTTATTGAAGGTGAATATGATGTTTTAGTATGCACAAATATCATTGAGTCTGGTTTAGATATTTCTAATGCCAATACCATTCTTATCAATAATGCTCATATGTTTGGGCTTTCTGACTTACACCAAATGCGCGGTAGGGTAGGGCGCTCAAACCGAAAAGCTTTCTGTTATCTACTAGCTCCCCCTACGATTGGTCTTACTGCCGATGCACGCAAGCGCCTTAGTACATTGGAGGAATTCTCAGAATTGGGAGATGGTTTTAAAGTAGCTATGAGAGATCTGGACATTCGCGGAGCAGGAAACTTATTAGGTGCGGAACAAAGTGGCTTCATTTCCGATCTTGGTTTTGATATGTATCATAAAATTCTAGATGAAACTGTTCAAGAGCTCAAGGAAACTGACTTTAAAGATTTATTTACCAAAGAGTTAAGTGAATATGTTAAACCTTTGGTACAAGACTGCACAATTGAAACAGATTTAGAAATTCTTATCCCGGAAGAGTACGTAAGCAGCACCACAGAAAGGCTGAGTTTATATGCTAAGTTAGATAATCTCAAACATGAAGATGAACTAAAAGCCTTTCAACTAATGCTTGAAGATCGTTTTGGCCCAATTCCGGAACAAGTACAAGAGCTGATTTCCACCGTTCGTTTAAGATGGAAAGCTGAAAAGCTGGGGTTTGAAAAGCTCACCCTAAAGAGTGACTCCTTAAAGTGTTACTTTGCCACATCTGAGAACCAAGAATACTTTAATTCTGAAACTTTCGGTAAAATATTACAATTTGTTCAGCAACGTTCTAAGTCTTGTCGACTTAAAGAAACTAAAAAAAGGCTTATTTTGGTTATTCAGAAGGTTGAAAACACTTATAAAGCTATAGATGTACTTGATGCTATGCTTTAG
- a CDS encoding cytochrome c oxidase subunit 3, whose protein sequence is MQKQNKNNTEEKRGDSTMARLEKIHPHKMLLYLAIFGSSLVFLFMITAYTFSQPEEDSINFIMPKSFVVSLVLLLLSSFAISKALPAFKKDKIKEVKRSVEIALFLGLAFTISQYVGWYELNKSGISLTGKDSGAYLYIISGLHILHLAGGLVFLTLAYTKISSIYRDPVKTLILVTNPYQRVRLEMLVTYWHFIDALWVALFFYFLFSF, encoded by the coding sequence ATGCAAAAGCAGAATAAAAATAATACTGAGGAGAAAAGAGGGGATAGTACGATGGCCCGACTGGAGAAAATCCATCCTCACAAAATGCTGCTTTATTTAGCCATTTTTGGAAGTAGTTTGGTATTTCTCTTCATGATAACTGCATATACCTTCAGCCAACCGGAAGAAGATTCTATTAACTTCATTATGCCCAAATCATTCGTAGTGAGTTTGGTATTGCTCTTACTTTCAAGTTTCGCTATCTCAAAGGCTTTGCCTGCATTTAAAAAAGACAAGATCAAAGAAGTAAAAAGGTCGGTAGAAATCGCGCTCTTCTTAGGTCTTGCATTTACCATCAGCCAGTACGTAGGCTGGTACGAATTAAACAAATCAGGTATAAGTCTGACAGGCAAAGATTCAGGAGCATATCTTTATATTATCTCAGGTCTTCATATTCTACATTTAGCCGGAGGCTTAGTTTTTTTGACTCTGGCATATACTAAAATAAGCAGTATTTATCGTGATCCGGTAAAAACACTGATTTTGGTAACTAACCCTTACCAGCGTGTCCGTTTGGAAATGCTGGTTACATACTGGCATTTTATAGACGCGCTTTGGGTAGCCTTGTTTTTCTATTTCTTATTCAGCTTTTGA
- a CDS encoding bifunctional diaminohydroxyphosphoribosylaminopyrimidine deaminase/5-amino-6-(5-phosphoribosylamino)uracil reductase, protein MPHKIDLLNRTLQLALYGLGRVSPKPLLGWVLTSAQSKIIAEGWLPHKPLLSTLSSLGIAHSTINQHSLYINSLYAVGPGLIKTLPKLGISHIYSAGPIHHSIQQQLPSIIWHDNFLPKKEVFLNRRYLNFYSNRRPYIILKWAETKDGFIARENYDSKWISNVLSRRLVHKWRSEEDAIMVATNTAHYDNPKLNVRMWSGRNPVRIVIDKELKLDKKLRLFDDAQPTLCYNLHIDQAQNELRWIQIAEPKNQLDFFSRLLKDLWQRNIQSLIVEGGSRLLHFLIQHNLWDEARVFTSPQSFCKGIPAPVIESQSPDETHFIGNDSLKIYRNIKS, encoded by the coding sequence ATGCCTCACAAAATTGACCTTTTAAATCGTACTCTGCAACTTGCCTTATATGGCCTTGGCAGGGTATCACCCAAGCCACTATTGGGATGGGTACTTACCTCTGCGCAATCCAAAATAATAGCGGAAGGCTGGTTACCCCACAAGCCACTTTTATCCACGCTTTCATCTCTTGGTATTGCCCATAGTACAATAAATCAACACAGTCTATATATAAATTCGCTTTACGCTGTCGGGCCTGGCCTCATCAAAACCTTGCCCAAACTAGGTATCAGTCATATTTATAGTGCCGGCCCCATTCATCACTCCATTCAACAACAACTTCCCTCTATTATCTGGCATGACAATTTTCTTCCCAAAAAAGAGGTTTTTCTCAACCGAAGATACCTCAATTTTTACTCAAACAGGCGTCCTTATATTATCCTGAAGTGGGCAGAAACAAAAGACGGGTTTATAGCACGAGAGAATTATGACTCTAAATGGATAAGTAATGTGCTTTCCCGCAGACTAGTTCACAAATGGCGGAGCGAAGAAGATGCTATAATGGTAGCGACCAATACTGCTCATTATGATAATCCTAAATTAAATGTGCGGATGTGGTCAGGTAGAAATCCTGTCCGCATTGTGATAGATAAGGAGTTAAAGTTAGATAAAAAGCTCCGTTTATTTGATGATGCTCAACCTACTTTATGCTATAACCTACACATTGACCAAGCTCAAAATGAACTCCGGTGGATACAAATTGCCGAGCCTAAAAATCAGCTTGATTTTTTTTCACGCCTGCTCAAAGACCTTTGGCAGAGAAATATTCAATCCCTAATAGTAGAAGGAGGTTCTCGACTACTTCACTTTCTAATACAACATAATTTGTGGGACGAAGCTAGAGTTTTTACCTCTCCCCAAAGCTTTTGTAAGGGAATACCAGCCCCTGTCATTGAATCACAGTCACCTGATGAAACGCACTTTATCGGTAATGACTCGCTCAAAATATATCGAAATATCAAAAGCTGA
- the prmC gene encoding peptide chain release factor N(5)-glutamine methyltransferase, with the protein MKEKLYSARDLYQSIIRQIHQHKNETYTIEESRYMALMLIEHYLHYQRNDILVDRQIQLNSHQKDQLEKAVARICNDEPIQYVIGETFFYGRSFYVTPAALIPRRETEELTDIVVKENLQEGLKVLDIGTGSGCIAITLSKELNSAKVHALDASQEALAVAKANAQRHQAEILWYLEDILDPTNNFNSYDLVVSNPPYVRRSEIQAMKKNVLDFEPHKALFVSDEDPLLFYRQIASLCSRQKLLRNKGRLYFEINEAYGMKVAELLEEYGFTDVLLRKDMQQKDRFISAKLTF; encoded by the coding sequence ATGAAAGAAAAGCTGTATAGCGCCCGTGATTTGTATCAATCCATTATCCGCCAAATACATCAACATAAAAATGAAACCTATACAATAGAAGAAAGTAGATATATGGCGCTAATGTTAATAGAGCATTACCTCCATTATCAGAGAAATGATATTTTGGTAGATCGCCAGATACAACTAAATAGTCATCAGAAAGACCAATTAGAAAAAGCAGTTGCACGTATTTGTAATGATGAGCCTATTCAATATGTTATCGGAGAGACTTTTTTTTACGGCAGATCATTTTATGTTACTCCCGCCGCATTGATCCCCCGCAGAGAAACTGAAGAATTAACGGATATTGTGGTTAAGGAGAATCTTCAGGAGGGATTGAAAGTGTTGGATATTGGAACGGGCAGCGGGTGTATTGCTATTACTTTAAGTAAAGAGCTTAACAGCGCCAAAGTCCATGCATTAGATGCTAGTCAGGAAGCATTGGCTGTGGCAAAGGCGAATGCACAGCGTCATCAGGCAGAAATTTTATGGTATTTGGAAGATATTTTAGATCCAACAAATAACTTTAATTCATATGACCTCGTCGTAAGTAACCCTCCTTATGTGAGAAGAAGTGAAATCCAGGCCATGAAAAAAAATGTCTTGGATTTTGAGCCACACAAGGCTTTGTTTGTTAGTGATGAAGATCCCCTTCTCTTTTATAGGCAAATTGCAAGCTTATGCTCACGACAGAAATTACTTAGAAATAAGGGAAGACTCTACTTTGAAATTAATGAAGCATATGGAATGAAAGTTGCAGAACTACTTGAAGAATACGGGTTTACAGATGTTTTGCTTAGAAAAGATATGCAGCAGAAAGATAGGTTTATTTCTGCAAAGCTTACTTTTTAA
- the cysC gene encoding adenylyl-sulfate kinase, whose protein sequence is MNHIYPIFDTILQKRDKEELLQQKGKVIWMVGLSGSGKSTLAKAAENTLHQQKKLTMLLDGDNLRTGVNNNLGFSEEERRENIRRAAEVSKLFAQCGVITICSLISPTHSIREMAKEIIGEESYFEVYIDCPLEVCEQRDVKGLYAKAREGIIKDFTGISSPFEPPQQPDLRLKTGEKSIEECHQVLVDKILEVTSLSV, encoded by the coding sequence TTGAACCATATTTATCCGATTTTTGATACAATTCTGCAAAAAAGAGATAAGGAAGAATTACTTCAGCAGAAAGGAAAAGTAATATGGATGGTGGGGCTGTCCGGATCAGGTAAAAGTACATTAGCTAAAGCTGCAGAAAACACATTGCATCAGCAAAAGAAGCTCACTATGCTTTTGGATGGTGATAATCTTCGTACCGGAGTAAACAATAATTTGGGCTTTAGTGAAGAAGAAAGACGCGAAAATATAAGAAGAGCGGCAGAAGTTTCTAAGCTCTTTGCCCAATGTGGAGTGATTACGATCTGCTCATTAATTAGCCCTACGCATAGCATTAGGGAAATGGCGAAGGAAATTATCGGAGAGGAAAGTTATTTCGAGGTATATATAGATTGCCCTTTGGAAGTTTGTGAACAAAGGGATGTAAAAGGCTTATACGCAAAAGCAAGAGAAGGTATTATTAAAGACTTCACAGGGATCAGCTCTCCTTTTGAACCACCCCAACAACCTGATTTACGTTTAAAAACAGGAGAAAAAAGTATAGAAGAATGTCATCAGGTGTTAGTTGACAAAATATTAGAAGTCACATCATTATCAGTTTAA
- the cysD gene encoding sulfate adenylyltransferase subunit CysD, translated as MKSYRLTHLKQLEAEAIFIMREVASQFEKPVLLFSGGKDSICMVRLAQKAFWPAKLPFPLMHIDTGHNFPETIEFRDNLVEKLGAKLIVKTVQESIDKGRVAEEKGPNASRNALQTVTLLDGIEEFQFDAAFGGARRDEEKARAKERFFSHRDEFGQWNPRNQRPELWNLFNGKKNVGEHFRVFPLSNWTEMDVWQYIAAEKMDIPEIYFSHDREVVDRNGVLLAKSEFLTLQKEEKYETRRIRFRTVGDMTCTGAVESDADNLQSIIQEVASAKVTERGGRTDDKRSEAAMEDRKKLGYF; from the coding sequence ATGAAATCTTATCGCTTAACGCACTTAAAGCAGCTGGAAGCAGAAGCTATCTTCATCATGCGAGAAGTAGCCTCTCAGTTTGAAAAACCAGTATTGCTTTTTTCCGGAGGTAAAGACTCAATATGCATGGTCAGATTGGCTCAGAAAGCTTTTTGGCCAGCTAAACTTCCTTTTCCATTAATGCACATTGATACCGGGCACAATTTTCCGGAAACTATAGAGTTTCGTGATAATCTGGTGGAAAAACTAGGCGCGAAATTAATTGTAAAGACAGTACAGGAGTCTATAGATAAAGGTAGAGTAGCAGAAGAAAAGGGACCCAATGCCAGCAGAAATGCTTTACAAACGGTTACGCTGCTGGATGGAATCGAAGAGTTTCAGTTTGATGCTGCCTTTGGCGGAGCGCGTAGAGACGAAGAAAAAGCACGTGCCAAAGAAAGGTTTTTCTCTCACCGGGACGAATTTGGACAATGGAACCCCAGGAATCAGCGCCCTGAATTGTGGAACTTATTCAATGGTAAGAAAAATGTCGGCGAACACTTCCGCGTATTTCCTTTGAGTAACTGGACAGAGATGGATGTGTGGCAATACATTGCTGCTGAAAAAATGGATATACCTGAAATCTACTTCTCGCATGACCGTGAAGTGGTAGATCGTAATGGAGTTTTACTCGCTAAATCAGAATTCCTTACATTACAGAAAGAAGAAAAATACGAAACCAGACGTATCCGCTTTAGAACAGTAGGTGACATGACGTGTACGGGAGCAGTAGAGTCAGATGCTGACAATTTGCAATCCATTATTCAGGAAGTAGCTTCCGCTAAAGTAACAGAAAGAGGCGGCAGGACAGATGACAAACGCTCAGAAGCTGCAATGGAAGACCGCAAAAAGTTAGGTTACTTCTAG
- the cysN gene encoding sulfate adenylyltransferase subunit CysN, translating into MNQELTQEVNEQYLNMDLLRFTTAGSVDDGKSTLIGRLLFDSKAIFEDQMDAVQRASLGGGDENINLALLTDGLRDEREQGITIDVAYRYFATPKRKFIIADTPGHIQYTRNMVTGASTANLAIVLVDARHGVVEQTCRHAFIASLLRIQHLVLCINKMDLVDYSEEAFEKIKDDFEDFSSKLDIPDIRYIPISALKGDNVVHKSENMSWYEGSSLLYALENVQIASDYNFIDSRFPVQRVIRPQSDQFHDYRGYAGRVAGGVFKPGDEIIVQPSGLTSKIKSIETLDGPLDEVYPPMAVSLTLEDDIDITRGDTICKPDNQPTVGQDIEVMMCWLNEKKIQPGGKYMIKHTTKDARCVIKEVKYKVNINTLHRIEDDKEIGLNDIGRVQIRTTSPLIYDSYKKNRTTGSMILIDEFTNETVGAGMII; encoded by the coding sequence ATGAATCAAGAATTAACACAAGAAGTAAACGAACAATACCTCAACATGGACCTGCTGCGTTTTACCACTGCAGGTAGCGTGGACGATGGAAAAAGTACTCTGATCGGAAGACTTTTATTTGATAGTAAAGCCATTTTTGAAGATCAGATGGATGCGGTTCAGCGCGCCAGTCTGGGTGGTGGAGATGAAAACATTAATCTTGCTCTTCTGACAGATGGTTTACGTGATGAAAGAGAACAAGGAATTACCATAGATGTAGCTTATCGTTATTTCGCTACGCCAAAGCGTAAATTTATCATCGCTGATACGCCCGGCCATATTCAGTATACCAGAAATATGGTCACCGGTGCATCTACCGCTAACCTTGCTATTGTACTGGTAGATGCGCGTCATGGGGTAGTAGAACAAACCTGCCGTCATGCTTTCATCGCTTCATTATTGCGTATCCAGCACTTGGTACTTTGTATCAATAAGATGGACCTGGTTGACTATAGTGAAGAAGCATTTGAAAAGATCAAAGATGATTTTGAGGACTTTAGCTCCAAGTTAGACATCCCTGACATTCGCTATATTCCGATTAGTGCTCTAAAAGGCGATAATGTGGTGCATAAGTCAGAAAACATGTCTTGGTATGAAGGATCAAGTCTGTTATATGCCTTAGAAAATGTACAGATTGCCAGTGATTATAATTTTATTGACTCTCGCTTTCCGGTACAAAGAGTTATTCGCCCTCAGTCAGACCAATTTCATGATTACAGAGGTTATGCTGGTAGGGTAGCGGGTGGTGTATTTAAACCTGGTGATGAAATCATTGTACAGCCTTCAGGACTTACTTCTAAAATAAAATCTATTGAAACCTTAGATGGGCCTCTGGATGAAGTTTATCCTCCTATGGCAGTGTCTCTTACGCTGGAAGATGATATTGACATTACCAGAGGAGACACTATTTGTAAACCAGACAATCAACCCACGGTTGGTCAGGATATTGAAGTGATGATGTGCTGGCTCAATGAGAAAAAAATTCAGCCGGGAGGAAAGTATATGATCAAGCATACCACCAAAGATGCACGTTGTGTCATCAAGGAGGTTAAGTATAAGGTAAATATCAACACCCTCCATCGTATAGAGGATGATAAGGAAATAGGACTGAATGATATCGGAAGGGTTCAAATCCGCACTACCTCTCCTTTGATCTACGATAGTTACAAGAAAAACAGAACTACCGGCAGTATGATTCTTATTGACGAATTTACCAATGAAACTGTAGGTGCCGGAATGATTATTTGA